A window from Brachionichthys hirsutus isolate HB-005 chromosome 4, CSIRO-AGI_Bhir_v1, whole genome shotgun sequence encodes these proteins:
- the ube2d4 gene encoding ubiquitin-conjugating enzyme E2 D4, whose protein sequence is MALKRIQKELTDLQRDPPAQCSAGPVGEDLFHWQATIMGPSESPYQGGVFFLTIHFPTDYPFKPPKVAFTTKIYHPNINSNGSICLDILRSQWSPALTVSKVLLSICSLLCDPNPDDPLVPEIAHTYKVDRERYNKLARDWTQKYAM, encoded by the exons ATGGCGTTGAAAAGAATTCAgaag GAACTGACAGACCTGCAGAGGGACCCTCCTGCTCAGTGCTCTGCCGGACCAGTTGGAGAGGATT TGTTTCATTGGCAGGCAACGATAATGGGTCCG AGTGAGAGCCCATATCAAGGCGGAGTGTTTTTCCTCACCATTCACTTCCCGACAGATTACCCGTTCAAACCACCCAAA gTTGCTTTCACAACAAAGATTTACCACCCTAATATCAACAGCAACGGAAGTATATGTCTGGATATATTGAGATCACAATGGTCGCCTGCACTTACAGTATCtaaag TATTATTGTCTATCTGCTCTCTTCTTTGTGATCCGAACCCGGATGACCCGCTGGTACCCGAGATCGCCCACACATACAAGGTCGACAGAGAAAG GTACAACAAACTAGCAAGAGATTGGACGCAGAAGTACGCAATGTGA